The Hymenobacter chitinivorans DSM 11115 genome window below encodes:
- a CDS encoding zinc metalloprotease — protein MEISKEYVPQLAEQYTYVQFDKNTYVLCIDGITPIKLNVNQLTKSLLEQIDGNRNIEDITYAFNQANEVNFSVEDIVSIFNKQLVGYGIFDTDNLDRIKAQDEYLKLRVTLLPASVVKKVTPFLTFLFNVKLFVVVFISSLLFLAANFLLNIDIQAIYHDSNPKMLGVLISVVYLSLLLHEFGHAAACERFGANSGAIGFGFYAFTPVFYADVTDTWRLKRHQRLIVDFGGIYMQLLMCVLLTGAYYLTHEKSLLYVSFVIGISIAANLNPLLRYDGYWALSDALNISNLKGKSMTALGKFFGMCIGINKNWDHSRRALFLTAYGFVSAGAFIAFAGYMLLFNHHSLLYFPLNLYSFVHRLLFDFQQIDFLWFKSNITKLFVPFVFYYMLIKSIISGVKDKYFADRAPAQPEAVTVGA, from the coding sequence ATGGAAATTAGTAAGGAATACGTCCCCCAGCTGGCCGAACAGTACACCTACGTGCAGTTCGACAAGAATACCTACGTGCTGTGCATTGATGGAATTACGCCCATTAAGCTGAATGTCAACCAGCTGACCAAAAGCCTGCTCGAGCAGATTGACGGCAACCGCAACATCGAGGATATCACCTACGCCTTTAACCAGGCTAACGAAGTCAACTTCTCGGTGGAGGATATCGTGTCCATCTTCAACAAGCAGCTGGTGGGCTACGGCATCTTCGATACCGACAACCTGGACCGCATCAAGGCCCAGGACGAATACCTCAAGCTGCGCGTAACGCTGCTGCCGGCCTCGGTAGTTAAAAAGGTTACTCCCTTCCTGACGTTTCTCTTCAACGTCAAGCTGTTCGTCGTCGTGTTTATCAGCAGTTTACTGTTTCTGGCGGCCAACTTCCTGCTCAATATTGACATTCAGGCCATTTACCACGATTCCAACCCCAAAATGCTGGGCGTGCTGATTTCGGTGGTGTACCTGAGCTTGTTGCTGCACGAGTTTGGGCACGCGGCGGCCTGTGAGCGGTTCGGGGCCAACAGTGGAGCCATTGGGTTCGGGTTCTACGCCTTTACGCCCGTGTTTTACGCCGACGTAACCGACACTTGGCGCCTGAAGCGCCACCAGCGCCTGATTGTGGACTTTGGGGGCATTTATATGCAGCTGCTCATGTGCGTGCTGCTGACGGGCGCGTATTACCTCACCCACGAAAAGTCCCTGCTGTACGTATCCTTCGTCATCGGCATCTCCATTGCTGCCAACCTCAACCCGCTGCTGCGCTACGACGGCTACTGGGCCCTGAGCGACGCGCTGAACATCTCCAACCTGAAGGGCAAGTCGATGACGGCCCTGGGTAAGTTTTTTGGTATGTGCATCGGCATCAACAAAAACTGGGACCATAGCCGCCGCGCTTTGTTTCTGACGGCCTACGGCTTTGTCTCAGCCGGTGCCTTCATTGCCTTTGCCGGCTACATGCTGCTTTTCAACCACCATTCCCTGCTGTATTTCCCACTTAATCTGTACTCCTTTGTTCACCGCCTGCTATTTGACTTTCAGCAAATAGATTTTTTGTGGTTCAAGAGCAACATTACAAAACTATTTGTACCTTTCGTCTTCTACTATATGTTGATTAAGTCTATTATTAGCGGCGTAAAAGACAAATATTTTGCAGACCGGGCTCCGGCCCAACCCGAAGCAGTAACCGTCGGGGCTTGA
- a CDS encoding ABC transporter permease, giving the protein MIRHLITLIWNRRRANGLLVSEIFLAFIAVFAVASLIMYMRQNYQTPLGFHYQDVWQINLKQGAQSEQRYATLQQVVQRLKATPGVTSVARSGENTPFSFNNGTAKLDAGEGANKRQSPSTDIYFAGPELQQVLDLQIAEGRWFDRRDEAATRRPVVITEATRAALFPNESPIGKIVRGLQEEWQVVGVTNSYRAGGELSTPRPAIMLYVSPNDTTEALSTLLVRVAPGAGAALKKQLGEQIHSTSPSWNSTIVALGEQRLAKLKMLLALPTMLGIVCLFLTMNVALGIFGVMWLNISRRRVEIGLRRAIGASAGSISGQILGEILIITTFGLGLGVLAVIQFPILGVFNVPASVYFLAIALGLGLIYGLVTLCAFYPSQLATGIRPALSLREE; this is encoded by the coding sequence ATGATACGGCACCTCATTACCCTCATTTGGAACCGCCGTCGGGCCAATGGCCTGCTCGTTTCCGAAATATTCCTGGCCTTCATTGCGGTGTTTGCCGTGGCTAGCCTGATTATGTACATGCGGCAGAACTACCAAACGCCCCTGGGCTTTCACTACCAGGACGTGTGGCAGATCAACCTGAAGCAGGGAGCCCAGAGCGAGCAGCGGTATGCTACTTTGCAGCAAGTAGTACAGCGCCTCAAAGCCACACCGGGTGTGACGAGCGTGGCCCGGAGCGGGGAAAACACGCCTTTCTCCTTTAACAACGGCACCGCCAAGCTCGACGCCGGCGAAGGCGCCAACAAGCGCCAGTCGCCCAGCACCGACATTTACTTTGCGGGTCCCGAGCTGCAGCAGGTGCTGGACCTGCAGATTGCCGAAGGCCGGTGGTTCGACCGGCGCGACGAAGCAGCCACCCGCCGGCCGGTTGTTATTACGGAAGCAACGCGGGCCGCTTTGTTTCCCAATGAGTCGCCCATCGGTAAGATCGTGCGGGGGCTGCAGGAGGAATGGCAGGTAGTGGGGGTTACAAATTCCTACCGCGCCGGAGGCGAGCTAAGCACTCCCCGTCCTGCCATCATGCTCTACGTAAGCCCCAATGATACCACGGAAGCCTTGTCAACCTTGCTGGTGCGCGTTGCTCCCGGGGCCGGAGCCGCTTTGAAAAAACAGCTTGGGGAGCAAATTCACTCGACTAGCCCGTCCTGGAACAGTACGATTGTGGCCCTGGGCGAACAGCGCCTGGCCAAGCTCAAGATGCTGCTGGCCTTACCCACTATGCTCGGTATCGTTTGCTTGTTCCTGACGATGAACGTAGCCCTGGGTATTTTTGGGGTAATGTGGCTCAATATCAGCCGCCGCCGGGTAGAAATTGGCCTGCGCCGCGCCATTGGGGCTAGTGCGGGCTCCATCAGCGGCCAGATTCTGGGCGAGATTCTAATCATCACCACCTTCGGTCTGGGTTTGGGAGTATTGGCCGTCATTCAATTTCCCATCCTAGGGGTCTTCAATGTGCCCGCCAGCGTGTATTTCCTAGCCATAGCTCTGGGCTTGGGCCTCATCTACGGACTAGTAACCTTGTGCGCGTTCTATCCTAGCCAGCTGGCCACCGGCATCCGACCAGCCCTATCCTTGCGGGAAGAGTAA
- a CDS encoding TolC family protein, whose product MKLRFLPFLALLGLPLHELTAQTAASRPLNLDEVISLALNHSAIGKQANTDREIGYWQWRDYRSTYRPQIGLQGNLPNYSSTITPVVQPQDGSIVFRQIKNNNSNVGLAVKQNIGLTGGQVIVGADVLRYDDFIGKAKRYNSQPFTLGLTQPIGQFNELHWNRRIEPLRYQESQRQYLEEREKIAQRTTELYFDVLLQQVNAEVARQNAQATDELLRIGQERYRLGRLSQSDLLQLELNLLDAQQAKIQAQLSAQNATVELQAYTGLASAPALDVPSRVPQPVIAPEVALEQARQHRSAILAFQRRLLEAERDVAEARGTTGMQATLSANLGYVNQAPELNSSLQDLRNQQQVKLSFSMPLLDWGHRQAVVKTAKLTREQVQYSVAQEERSFAQSVLTEAGQQEQLTAQLRLAQHADSVAQRRYDIARTTYLLGRISLTDLGLASQAKDGARRSYIAALRARWVAYYRLRALTLYDFEKHQPLAAQ is encoded by the coding sequence ATGAAACTTCGTTTTCTTCCTTTCCTGGCGTTGCTGGGGCTGCCACTCCATGAGCTTACGGCCCAGACGGCGGCCAGCCGCCCGCTCAACCTCGACGAGGTCATTTCTCTGGCCCTGAACCACTCCGCTATTGGCAAGCAGGCCAATACTGACCGGGAAATCGGCTATTGGCAGTGGCGCGACTACCGCTCCACCTACCGGCCCCAAATCGGTCTGCAGGGTAATCTGCCCAACTACAGCAGCACGATTACCCCCGTGGTGCAGCCCCAGGACGGCTCTATCGTATTCAGACAAATCAAAAACAACAACTCCAACGTGGGATTGGCGGTCAAGCAGAACATTGGCCTGACCGGCGGCCAGGTAATTGTGGGTGCCGACGTACTGCGCTACGACGATTTTATCGGCAAAGCCAAGCGCTACAACAGCCAACCCTTTACCCTGGGGCTGACGCAACCCATCGGCCAGTTCAACGAGCTGCACTGGAACCGGCGAATTGAGCCCCTGCGTTACCAGGAAAGTCAGCGCCAATACCTGGAGGAGCGCGAGAAGATTGCCCAGCGCACCACCGAATTGTATTTTGACGTGCTGCTGCAGCAGGTAAATGCCGAAGTAGCTCGCCAGAACGCCCAGGCCACCGACGAGCTGCTGCGCATCGGGCAGGAGCGCTACCGCCTGGGCCGTCTCTCCCAAAGCGACCTGCTGCAGCTGGAGCTCAACCTGCTCGACGCCCAGCAGGCCAAGATTCAGGCCCAGCTTAGTGCCCAGAATGCTACCGTGGAGCTGCAAGCCTACACCGGCCTGGCCAGCGCCCCAGCCCTGGATGTGCCCAGCCGAGTGCCCCAGCCCGTAATAGCGCCCGAAGTGGCCCTGGAACAAGCCCGCCAGCACCGGAGTGCTATTCTGGCCTTTCAGCGCCGCCTGCTCGAAGCCGAGCGCGACGTCGCCGAGGCCCGCGGCACTACCGGCATGCAGGCCACGTTGTCGGCCAACCTGGGCTACGTCAACCAGGCACCCGAATTGAATAGTAGCCTGCAGGATTTGCGCAACCAGCAGCAGGTGAAGCTATCCTTTTCTATGCCGCTGCTCGACTGGGGCCACCGGCAGGCTGTGGTCAAAACCGCCAAGCTCACCCGCGAGCAAGTGCAGTACTCCGTGGCCCAGGAAGAGCGCAGCTTTGCCCAGAGCGTGCTCACCGAAGCCGGCCAGCAGGAGCAACTCACGGCCCAGCTCCGCCTGGCCCAGCACGCCGACTCCGTGGCCCAGCGGCGCTACGACATTGCCCGTACCACTTACCTGCTCGGCCGCATTAGCCTCACGGATCTGGGGCTGGCCTCCCAGGCTAAGGATGGGGCCCGCCGCAGCTATATAGCGGCCCTGCGGGCCCGGTGGGTGGCCTACTACCGCCTGCGGGCCCTCACCCTCTACGATTTTGAAAAGCACCAGCCCCTGGCGGCTCAGTAG
- a CDS encoding ABC transporter permease, whose translation MLLNYLKIAWKVLLRRRFFTFISLFGTSLTLMVLLVLYAIFDYTVGPHTPETQVDRLVFINRIQLVAQEGGQSNGFIGYSFLDRYVRPMRTPEKISLSEGNYNNVEAYVGESTLKLDRKLTDSEFWQVLNFDFVAGRPYTAAEVREAALVAVINESTSRKYFGTTTNVIGRTFEAGAVHYRVVGVVRDVPISRSNSYADFWVPLTTTSEDLRDPGYIGNYQAIALARQSSDVATIQQEYERVVGQVPLPDPKKYKAVHSYARTLLASLTARFNNNADAEGGVGRMMQVSLVMALLFMLLPALNLVNVNVSRMLERSSEIGVRKAFGATSRTLVTQFLFENIFLTLLGGLLGLALAAGALMLLNYSQFMPYSDFALNARVFGAGILTALFFGALSGAYPAYKMSKMPVVQALKADFKV comes from the coding sequence ATGTTGCTCAATTATCTAAAAATAGCCTGGAAAGTGCTGCTGCGGCGGCGGTTTTTCACGTTCATCAGCCTCTTCGGAACCAGCCTGACCCTGATGGTGCTGCTGGTACTCTATGCCATCTTCGACTACACCGTGGGCCCGCACACGCCCGAAACCCAGGTCGACCGGCTGGTATTCATCAACCGGATTCAGCTGGTGGCGCAGGAGGGAGGGCAAAGCAACGGCTTTATCGGCTACTCCTTTCTCGACCGCTACGTGCGGCCCATGCGCACCCCGGAGAAAATATCCCTGAGCGAAGGCAACTACAATAACGTGGAAGCCTACGTGGGCGAAAGCACCCTGAAGCTGGACCGCAAGCTCACCGACAGTGAATTCTGGCAGGTGCTCAACTTCGACTTCGTAGCCGGCCGGCCCTACACTGCCGCCGAAGTGCGCGAGGCCGCCCTGGTGGCCGTCATCAACGAAAGCACCAGCCGCAAGTACTTCGGCACCACCACGAACGTCATCGGGCGCACGTTTGAGGCCGGCGCCGTGCACTACCGCGTCGTGGGCGTGGTGCGCGACGTCCCGATTTCGCGCTCCAACTCCTACGCCGACTTCTGGGTGCCCCTGACTACAACCAGCGAGGATCTGCGCGACCCGGGCTACATCGGCAACTACCAGGCTATTGCCCTGGCCCGGCAATCTTCCGACGTGGCAACTATTCAGCAGGAGTATGAGCGTGTTGTGGGGCAAGTACCGCTGCCCGACCCCAAAAAGTACAAAGCCGTGCACTCGTATGCCCGTACGCTGCTGGCCTCGCTCACGGCCCGCTTCAACAACAACGCCGACGCGGAAGGCGGCGTGGGCCGCATGATGCAGGTGTCGCTGGTAATGGCCCTGCTTTTTATGCTGCTGCCCGCCCTGAACCTGGTAAACGTGAACGTGAGCCGCATGCTGGAGCGCTCCTCCGAAATTGGCGTGCGCAAGGCCTTCGGAGCCACATCCCGCACCCTGGTCACGCAGTTCCTGTTCGAAAACATCTTCCTGACCCTACTCGGGGGGCTGCTCGGCCTGGCCCTGGCTGCCGGCGCGCTGATGCTGCTCAACTACAGCCAGTTCATGCCCTACTCCGACTTCGCCCTGAACGCGCGGGTCTTCGGGGCCGGAATTCTAACGGCCCTGTTCTTCGGGGCCCTGTCGGGGGCTTACCCCGCCTATAAAATGTCCAAAATGCCTGTTGTACAGGCCCTCAAAGCAGATTTCAAGGTATGA
- a CDS encoding efflux RND transporter periplasmic adaptor subunit: MAFRSFLKPSIQRSVILTAPVEIGDVEASLTAAGVLIPGHEAVITSPIQSTIRKVVVAVGAHLAPGQTILELDKEAAASSLAKLDDEQLRNRNKNSQLQLGLERDLNDLRTQVEVQAAKVRSLQSNLRDEQQLLKIGGGTAETVRQAELNLHVAQLEAARLARQIQTQQRSNAADVRELGYTMAIQNRAIAELAGKLAQATISAQDGGVLTWVNDDIGGSVEQGAPLARVADLSSFKVRATISDAYADALHVGDPVVVRINGTDLRGTISTISPAVDKGVVTFYAQLEQDHHPALRSNLRVDVFVVTKGHHNVVRVKNGAFYQGGQEQAVFVVKDGKATQRTVRFGDSNFDYVQIVSGLRQGEQIIVSDMKDHLDTPELSITE; this comes from the coding sequence ATGGCTTTCCGCTCCTTTCTGAAGCCTAGTATTCAGCGGAGCGTTATTCTAACGGCGCCGGTCGAAATCGGGGATGTCGAAGCTTCGCTCACTGCGGCGGGCGTTTTGATTCCGGGCCACGAGGCCGTTATTACCAGCCCTATTCAAAGTACAATTCGTAAGGTAGTAGTAGCGGTAGGAGCGCATTTAGCTCCGGGCCAAACCATCTTAGAATTGGACAAGGAGGCCGCTGCTTCGAGCTTGGCTAAGCTAGACGATGAACAGCTGCGCAACCGCAACAAGAACTCCCAGCTGCAGCTTGGACTGGAGCGTGACCTGAACGACTTACGTACTCAGGTAGAAGTGCAGGCCGCCAAGGTCCGCAGTCTACAGTCTAACCTGCGGGATGAGCAACAACTGCTCAAAATAGGCGGCGGCACGGCCGAAACCGTGCGCCAGGCCGAGTTAAATCTGCACGTGGCCCAATTGGAGGCCGCCCGTTTGGCCCGCCAAATCCAAACCCAGCAGCGCTCCAACGCAGCCGATGTGCGGGAGTTGGGCTACACCATGGCTATTCAGAACCGCGCCATAGCCGAGCTGGCCGGCAAGCTGGCCCAGGCCACCATCAGTGCTCAGGACGGCGGCGTGCTCACCTGGGTTAATGACGACATCGGCGGCTCAGTCGAGCAGGGCGCCCCGCTGGCCCGCGTGGCCGACCTGAGCAGCTTCAAGGTGCGGGCCACCATTTCCGATGCCTACGCCGATGCTTTGCACGTGGGCGACCCGGTCGTGGTGCGCATCAACGGCACCGACCTGCGGGGCACGATCAGTACGATCAGCCCTGCGGTAGACAAGGGCGTGGTGACGTTCTACGCCCAACTGGAGCAGGACCACCACCCGGCTCTGCGCTCCAATCTGCGCGTGGATGTATTCGTGGTGACGAAGGGCCACCACAATGTGGTCCGGGTCAAGAACGGCGCCTTCTACCAGGGCGGGCAGGAGCAGGCCGTGTTTGTGGTGAAGGACGGCAAAGCCACGCAGCGCACCGTACGCTTCGGCGACAGCAACTTCGACTACGTGCAGATTGTGAGCGGCTTGCGCCAAGGCGAGCAAATCATCGTCTCGGACATGAAGGATCATCTGGATACGCCCGAACTGAGCATCACCGAGTAA
- a CDS encoding alpha/beta fold hydrolase, with protein MNVLQRNNVHIIGSGPHTLLFVNGFGCDQSIWRYLTPAFAEHFTLVLFDHVGAGLSVAAAYEPAKYASLDGYAQDVLEICDHLNHQPIYLIGHSVGAMIGTLAAITAPERFQQLLLLCPSPCYINDANYYGGFDRADLEAMLAFMETDYVGWADTFAPFIMGAPDRPTLAAELTHSFCQTNPAIARQFARVTFLSDNRQDVGQLRTPCLLLQCAEDLVAPPEVGDYLAATIPDATLVTLPVSGHCPQLSAPTETLNALEAYLSRHVN; from the coding sequence ATGAATGTGCTACAACGTAATAACGTCCATATAATCGGCAGCGGGCCCCATACGCTGCTCTTTGTCAACGGCTTTGGCTGCGACCAAAGCATCTGGCGCTACCTCACCCCGGCCTTCGCCGAACACTTCACTCTGGTGCTGTTCGACCACGTCGGGGCGGGCTTGTCGGTGGCGGCGGCCTACGAACCCGCCAAGTACGCCTCCCTGGACGGCTACGCCCAGGACGTGCTTGAAATCTGTGACCACCTCAACCACCAGCCCATCTACCTCATCGGCCACTCCGTCGGAGCCATGATTGGTACTTTGGCGGCCATTACCGCCCCCGAGCGGTTTCAGCAACTGCTGCTGCTCTGCCCCTCGCCTTGCTACATCAACGATGCCAACTACTACGGCGGCTTCGACCGCGCCGACCTGGAAGCTATGCTGGCCTTCATGGAAACCGACTACGTGGGCTGGGCCGATACCTTCGCGCCCTTCATTATGGGGGCCCCCGACCGGCCCACGCTGGCCGCCGAACTGACCCACAGCTTCTGCCAGACCAACCCCGCCATTGCCCGGCAGTTTGCCCGCGTCACGTTTCTGTCCGACAACCGGCAGGACGTTGGCCAGCTGCGTACTCCCTGCCTGCTCCTGCAGTGCGCCGAAGACCTGGTGGCCCCGCCCGAAGTCGGCGACTACCTGGCGGCCACTATTCCCGATGCTACGCTGGTTACCCTGCCTGTCAGTGGGCACTGTCCCCAGCTCAGTGCCCCCACCGAAACCCTGAACGCGCTGGAAGCCTATTTGTCTCGCCACGTCAACTAA
- a CDS encoding 4-hydroxy-3-methylbut-2-enyl diphosphate reductase — translation MAHNLTVSIDQDSGFCFGVTYAIQMAEEILDDQDYLYCLGDIVHNEEEVERLKSLGLRIITYDVFAQLRNEMVLIRAHGEPPSTYRIALLNNLTLIDASCPVVLKLQNRIKASYDKQNKIFIYGTHGHAEVQGLLGQTQGNAVVFENLDQLLQHPLPQELTLYSQTTKSPDSFYRIKQELEARGYTVIANDTICRQVSNRDKDLRHFAVRFDHIVFVSGTKSSNGKALYQVCKAANPNTHFISKVEELDLGWFEPGQSVGICGATSTPMWLLEDVRAALVAVPAIAS, via the coding sequence ATGGCACATAATCTTACCGTTAGTATCGACCAGGACTCCGGCTTTTGCTTTGGCGTTACCTACGCCATCCAGATGGCCGAGGAAATACTAGATGACCAAGACTATCTGTACTGTCTAGGCGACATCGTGCACAACGAGGAAGAAGTAGAGCGGCTGAAGTCCCTGGGCCTGCGCATCATTACTTATGACGTTTTTGCGCAGCTGCGTAATGAAATGGTGCTGATCCGGGCCCACGGCGAGCCGCCGAGCACTTACCGGATTGCCCTGCTCAACAACCTGACCCTGATTGACGCCTCTTGCCCGGTGGTGCTCAAGCTCCAGAACCGCATCAAGGCCAGCTACGACAAGCAAAACAAGATTTTCATCTACGGCACCCACGGCCACGCCGAAGTGCAGGGCCTGTTGGGCCAAACCCAGGGCAACGCCGTGGTATTCGAAAATCTGGATCAGCTGCTGCAGCACCCGCTGCCCCAGGAACTGACGCTCTACAGTCAGACCACCAAAAGCCCCGACAGCTTTTACCGCATCAAGCAGGAGCTGGAGGCGCGCGGCTACACGGTAATAGCCAACGACACGATTTGCCGGCAGGTCAGCAACCGCGACAAAGACCTGCGTCACTTTGCCGTCCGCTTCGACCACATTGTTTTTGTGTCGGGCACCAAGAGCAGCAACGGCAAAGCCCTCTACCAGGTCTGCAAGGCGGCCAACCCGAACACGCACTTCATTTCGAAAGTCGAAGAGTTGGATTTAGGCTGGTTTGAGCCCGGCCAATCCGTCGGAATCTGCGGGGCCACCAGCACGCCCATGTGGCTGCTCGAAGATGTCCGGGCCGCCCTGGTAGCCGTGCCGGCCATTGCCAGTTAG
- a CDS encoding ABC transporter ATP-binding protein produces MTKIAEAPVLRLIDIEKIYQTSTVETSALNCVSLSINRGEFVSVMGPSGCGKSTLLSLMGLLDEPSVGTVEVNGRPVQSYSEKDLASLRNEKIGFIFQSYHLINDLSVVDNVELPLLYRSGMNAKDRRKRALAMLEKVGLGARISHFPQQLSGGQRQRVAIARALAGEPEIILADEPTGNLDSVMGEEIMDLLLHLNEKEGTTIVMVTHDEAQAQRTKRQIRLLDGSQVN; encoded by the coding sequence ATGACTAAGATTGCTGAAGCGCCCGTTCTGCGGCTTATTGACATCGAGAAAATCTACCAGACCAGCACCGTTGAGACGTCCGCTCTCAACTGCGTGAGCCTGAGTATCAACCGCGGCGAGTTTGTGTCCGTGATGGGGCCCTCGGGCTGCGGTAAATCCACGCTGCTGAGTTTGATGGGCCTGCTCGACGAGCCCTCGGTAGGCACCGTGGAAGTGAACGGCCGCCCGGTGCAGTCGTATTCCGAGAAGGACCTGGCCAGCCTGCGGAACGAGAAAATCGGCTTCATCTTCCAGAGCTACCACCTCATCAATGACCTGTCGGTGGTGGATAACGTGGAGCTGCCCTTGCTTTACCGCTCGGGTATGAATGCCAAAGACCGCCGCAAACGCGCCCTGGCCATGCTCGAAAAAGTGGGCCTGGGAGCCCGCATCAGCCATTTTCCGCAGCAGCTCTCGGGTGGGCAGCGCCAGCGCGTGGCCATTGCCCGGGCCCTGGCTGGTGAGCCCGAAATTATCCTGGCCGACGAGCCCACCGGCAACCTGGACTCGGTGATGGGCGAGGAAATCATGGACCTACTGCTCCACCTCAACGAAAAAGAGGGCACCACCATCGTGATGGTAACCCACGACGAGGCCCAGGCCCAGCGCACCAAGCGCCAGATCCGGCTCTTGGATGGCAGCCAGGTAAACTAA
- a CDS encoding prenyltransferase/squalene oxidase repeat-containing protein: MHDKDDISGKASAERESHLLLQSHIYHEESLKILSKHFGKKDAFWVLWNQRNYEFLASILLDKEYNVQMSFDTYTRLAINKCAFSKVGADAYYAKNSTQTELHRALTQSLDYFSIARCIQDDLEDFKKDLQYQKNNLGHIFLQAWLKSNGKKLKDYAPEVLERYLFTSETAERMMTLSKSYYQRAIDEVEPYRAELTDYIKIIDLVRNKINFYKVNVQAYRVNKLLDKIISTKFGIQTSIQEAITRSKKYIERLQGTDGSWFEVTNMQGLSNVWATGFVASYLEKDNPNLVKATEFLLANQQDHLWGYNTDWVFDFDSTTCVLFALHNADQPVQPYLVPWFEGQTSTGGFRTYSDTAFNLVSQLGLKKTQLNGWTSAHICVSALAYYFLNHLEDRSGFEPQRAALKAYILENKSAKGVWQPYWWTSYLYPTCFVVQAMLRDEDDFAAEITQALDYIIRKQNKDGSFSCEILKQKSVFYTALVLDTISASPALFATYQAPATRMKDWLLANQYEDGGFTGSNFLVIPNPTTLNWYQSKKRLKINKAGGGNSITGEIANLFSTAVSLRALQRYNQLDTATYGN, from the coding sequence ATGCACGACAAGGATGACATCTCCGGCAAGGCCAGCGCCGAGCGGGAGAGCCACTTGCTGCTACAGTCCCACATCTACCACGAAGAGTCGCTGAAGATTCTTTCCAAGCACTTTGGGAAGAAGGACGCCTTTTGGGTGCTGTGGAACCAGCGCAACTACGAGTTCCTGGCCAGTATTCTGCTCGACAAGGAGTACAACGTGCAGATGAGCTTCGATACCTACACCCGGCTGGCCATCAATAAGTGCGCCTTCTCGAAAGTGGGGGCCGATGCCTACTACGCCAAAAACAGCACCCAGACCGAACTGCACCGGGCCTTGACCCAGTCACTGGACTACTTCTCGATTGCGCGCTGCATCCAGGACGACCTGGAGGACTTCAAAAAGGACCTGCAGTACCAGAAAAACAACCTCGGCCATATTTTCCTGCAAGCCTGGCTCAAATCGAATGGTAAGAAGCTGAAGGACTATGCGCCGGAAGTACTGGAGCGCTACCTCTTCACCTCCGAAACCGCCGAGCGGATGATGACTCTCTCGAAGAGCTATTACCAGCGGGCCATCGACGAGGTGGAGCCCTACCGCGCCGAATTGACGGACTACATCAAAATCATTGACCTGGTTAGAAACAAGATCAACTTCTACAAGGTCAACGTGCAAGCCTACCGGGTTAATAAGCTGCTGGACAAGATTATCAGCACCAAATTCGGCATTCAAACAAGCATTCAAGAAGCCATTACGCGCTCCAAAAAATATATAGAACGCCTACAGGGCACCGATGGGTCGTGGTTTGAGGTAACCAACATGCAAGGCCTGAGCAACGTTTGGGCCACGGGGTTTGTGGCTTCTTACCTGGAAAAAGACAATCCTAACCTCGTAAAGGCCACCGAGTTTTTGCTCGCTAACCAGCAAGACCACCTCTGGGGCTATAATACCGACTGGGTGTTCGATTTCGACTCGACTACCTGCGTGCTATTTGCCCTGCACAACGCGGATCAGCCCGTGCAGCCCTATCTGGTCCCGTGGTTTGAGGGCCAAACCAGCACCGGCGGTTTCCGCACCTACTCCGATACGGCCTTTAACCTGGTAAGCCAGCTGGGCCTGAAAAAGACCCAGCTCAACGGCTGGACCAGCGCCCACATTTGCGTCAGTGCCCTGGCTTACTACTTCCTCAACCACTTGGAAGACCGCAGCGGCTTCGAGCCCCAACGGGCCGCATTGAAAGCCTACATCCTGGAAAACAAGTCGGCGAAAGGCGTGTGGCAGCCCTACTGGTGGACCTCCTACCTGTATCCTACCTGCTTTGTGGTGCAGGCCATGCTGCGCGACGAAGACGACTTCGCCGCCGAAATTACGCAGGCCCTGGACTACATCATCCGCAAGCAAAACAAGGATGGGAGCTTCTCGTGCGAGATTCTAAAGCAGAAGAGCGTGTTCTACACCGCCCTGGTGCTGGACACGATTTCGGCCTCGCCGGCGCTGTTTGCCACCTACCAGGCCCCGGCAACCCGGATGAAAGACTGGCTGCTGGCCAATCAGTACGAGGACGGGGGCTTTACGGGCTCCAACTTCCTGGTGATTCCCAACCCGACGACGCTGAATTGGTACCAGTCCAAAAAGCGCCTCAAGATCAACAAGGCCGGGGGCGGTAACTCCATTACGGGGGAAATTGCCAACCTGTTTTCTACTGCGGTTTCGCTCCGGGCCCTGCAGCGCTATAACCAATTAGATACCGCCACTTATGGAAATTAG